In Gammaproteobacteria bacterium, the DNA window GGCGTCAGGCGACGGCTTGGGAGCTCCTGCCTCGAGTGCACTGGCAACATAATCGGCAACCGACTTCTCGGACAGCTGGACGAACACCTGAATGGTGTTCCCCGCCGCCATCGTCAGCGTCTCGTCCAGTACAACGGGCCTATCCCCGACGCGCTGTGGTGTCGCACGGTCTGGGGGGTCTGCCGCCCCTGCCGGCGCTGCCAGCACCCCAACCATCAAAGCCATAACGGCTAGGAGAATGATGTAGCGTTTCACTTCGCTCCTCCCGAGTCGCGTTCACTTACCCCTGCTGAGGAACACTCGAAGGTCTCCCCCAGCGACCGTTTTCGACTCTACCCTCGACGGTTGCGTGGTGCAGGCAGAGCGAGGGGAGCCTCGTGTCTCCTGCCGATACCGCAGGCGCGCAGTACCATCCTTCCCATGAACAACCTCAAGACCGTTGCGCTCCTCGGGTTCCTCTCGGCACTGGTCTGGTACCTCGGGATGACCCTGTTCGGCGGCACCAGCGGGTTCTACGTGGGACTGCTCTTCGCCGTCGGTATCAACTTTGTCGCCTACTTCTTCAGTGACAAGATGGCCCTGGCCGCGTCGCGGGCCCGCCCGGTCACCGAGCAGGAACTTCCCCAGGTCTACTCCATCGTGCGGAACCTCACGACCCAGGCCGACATGCCGATGCCCCGCATCTACGTGATCGACTCACCGCAGCCCAACGCGTTTGCCACCGGCCGCAATCCGGCTCACGCAGCAGTCGCAGTCACCACCGGAATCTTGCAGATCCTCAATCGTGACGAGCTCGAAGGCGTTATCGGGCACGAGCTGTCGCACGTCCGCAACCGGGACATCCTCATCAGTTCCATCGCCGCGATGCTCGCCGCCGCCCTGTCGATTTCGGCCCGCATGGCCTTCTGGTTCGGTGGGGGACGGCGCAGTAGCCGGGACAACCCGCTTGGCGGGATCGTCGCCCTGGTGAGCCTCATCCTTGCCCCCCTCGCTGCAATGATCATCCGTCTGGCCATCTCTCGTTCCCGCGAATACCAGGCCGACGCATCCGGCGCGATCCTCACCGGGCAGCCGCTCCATCTGGCGAGTGCGCTGCGCAAGCTCGAGATAGGGACGTCCAGGGTGCCGATGAACGTCAACCCGGCCGTCAGTCAGCTGTTCATCGCCGACCCGCTCAAGGCGCTCAAGGGACGGAATCGCGGTGGGTTCGGGAAGCTGCTCTCGACACACCCGCCGATCGAAGATCGGATCAGACGACTCGAGGAGATGGCGAGTGGAGACCGATAGGTGATCACCCTCTCAGTCGACGTTGCCGTCGCCGTGGTCGCCACCGTCGGGGTGCTTGGCGGGCTATGGGGTGGGATGGTGAGCACCCGGTCGGCGCTCAACGGTCCCGAGTGGGCGATGGAGCACCTTCGCAAGACGATGCCGATCGCGGTTGCGCTCAGCGTGCTCAGCATCGTGGTCCTGATCCTT includes these proteins:
- a CDS encoding M48 family metalloprotease, translated to MNNLKTVALLGFLSALVWYLGMTLFGGTSGFYVGLLFAVGINFVAYFFSDKMALAASRARPVTEQELPQVYSIVRNLTTQADMPMPRIYVIDSPQPNAFATGRNPAHAAVAVTTGILQILNRDELEGVIGHELSHVRNRDILISSIAAMLAAALSISARMAFWFGGGRRSSRDNPLGGIVALVSLILAPLAAMIIRLAISRSREYQADASGAILTGQPLHLASALRKLEIGTSRVPMNVNPAVSQLFIADPLKALKGRNRGGFGKLLSTHPPIEDRIRRLEEMASGDR